The Salvelinus fontinalis isolate EN_2023a chromosome 34, ASM2944872v1, whole genome shotgun sequence region gtcagtggtgtaaagtactcaagtaaaactactttaaagtactacttaagtagttctattggtatctgtacttgactatttatatttttgactacttttacttaactacattcctaaagaaaataatgtactttttactccatgaaACCCAAaggtactcattacattttgaatgcttacgAGGACAGAAAAatgcacacacttatcaagagaacatccctggtcatccctactgcccctgatctggcagactcactaaacacacatgctttgtttgtaaattatgtctgtgttGGAATGTGACCCTGGTTATCCAGAAAAAAATGAAAATTATGCCTGTTtaataatataaggaatttgaaattacttATACTTTTAAGTGTATTTGAGCAATTGCATTTACTCTTCATACGTAAGTATATTtataaccaaatacatttagacttttactcaactagtaatttactgggtgactttcacttttactagagtcattttctattaaggtatctttacttttactcaagtatgacaattgggtaccttTCCCACCACTAGTTACTGCtaatataataaaataatatTATCAAACGTGTTTAAACCCAGCTTGGACAAAAAGGGTTCTAAACAGAGGGACTTGGAAATCCAAAACAATTTACCCCAAGTTACCTCAATTTAGAAAAACAAGAACTGCAATGATCTTTGAGGTTCATTAGGGACAAAAGAATGTAAGATTATTTGTAATGAAAATCTGAGgggggaggggaacagagagtaTATGTACGTTTATATTTCGTAACTGTCTGCTGTTATATTTTAATAGGGAGGCTTTTCAAAAATGTCTGTTCCCTAGAGagtgagaatgagagacagagaccgagagagagcgagaggccaCATTGATTCTGAGAGGCACCACATTGATTCTGTTATTTTATTCCATCCATGCAGGTgggatgtcatagtcagagttcCTTGGATATCTGAGAGACATTGAGGAACCACCAGAGCCACCATGGACTCCTGGGTGTTCCCCTCCACGCTCCCCAACATAACCGAAGAACCCCTGATGTACGACAGCTTTATTCTGGGCAACGAGTCAACGGAACCCAATGGTACCTATATGGGCGACAACACGTTCAACCAGACCAGCACCATGGTCATCACCTTCCTCTACTTCCTGGTGTGTGGTATCGGTCTCTGTGGCAACGCCCTTGTGATCTACGTCATCCTGCGCTACGCCAAGATGAAGACGGTCACGAATATTTACATCATGAATTTGGCAGTCGCAGATGTTCTGTTCATGTTGGGGTTACCGTTCATCGCCATTCAGCTGGCGCTGGTCCACTGGCCGTTCGGTGCGGTGCTGTGCCGCGTGGTCATGACCGTGGACTCACTCAACCAGTTCACCTCCATCTTCTGCCTTATGGTCATGAGCATCGACCGCTACCTGGCCGTGGTGCACCCCATCCGGTCCACCAAGTGGCGCAAGCCACGTATGGCCAAGACCATCAACCTGGCGGTGTGGGGGGTGTCACTCCTGGTCAACCTGCCTATCATAATCTACAGCGGTTTAATCACCAAGCACAACAGTTGCTTCTGTACCATCGTGTGGCCGGAGCCTGAGGAGGCCTACTACACCGCCTTCATGTTCTACACCTTCGTCCTGGGTTTCTTCCTCCCGCTCATGGTCATCTGCCTGTGTTACCTTCTCATCATCATTAAGGTCAGTCTCATGGTCACCTGCCTGTGTTACCTTCTCATCATCATTAAGGTCAGTCTCATGGTCACCTGCCTGTGTTACCTCACCATCATTATTAAGGTCAGTCTCATGGTCACCTGCCTGTGTTACCTCACCATCATCATTAAGGTCAGTCTCATGGTCACCTGCCTGTGTTACCGCACCATCATCATTAAGGTCAGTCTCATGGTCACCTGCCTGTGTTACCTTCTCATCATCATTAAGGTCAGTCTCATGGTCACCTGCCTGTGTTACCTTCTCATCATCATTAAGGTCAGTCTCATGGTCACCTGCCTGTGTTACCTTCTCATCATCATTAAGGTCAGTCTCATGGTCACCTGCCTGTGTTACCTTCTCATCAACATTAAGGTCAGTCTCATGGTCACCTGCCTGTGTTACCTTCTCATCATCATTAAGGTCAGTCTCATGGTCACCTGCCTGTGTTACCTCACCATCATCATTAAGGTCAGTCTCATGGTCACCTGCCCGTGTTACCTTCTCATCATCATTAAGGTCAGTCTCATGGTCACCTGCCTGTGTTACCTTCTCATCATCATTAAGGTCAGTCTCATGGTCACCTGCCTGTGTTACCTCACCATCATCATTAAGGTCAGTCTCATGGTCACCTGCCTGTGTTACCTTCTCATCATCATTAAGGTCAGTCTCATGGTCACCTGCCTGTGTTACCTCACTATCATCATTAAGGTCAGTCTCATGGTCACCTGCCTGTGTTACCTCACCATCATCATTAAGGTCAGTCTCATGGTCACCTGCCTGTGTTACCTTCTCATCATCATTAAGGTCAGTCTCATGGTCACCTGCCTGTGTTACCTTCTCATCAACATTAAGGTCAGTCTCATGGTCACCTGCCTGTGTTACCTTCTCATCATCATTAAGGTCAGTCTCATGGTCACCTGCCTGTGTTACCTTCTCATCATCATTAAGGTCAGTCTCATGGTCACCTGCCTGTGTTACCTTCTCATCATCAATAAGGTCAGTCTCATGGTCACCTGCCTGTGTTACCGCACCATCATCATTAAGGTCAGTCTCATGGTCATCTGCCTGTGTTACCTTCTCATCATCATTAAGGTCAGTCTCATGGTCACCTGCCTGTGTTACCTTCTCATCATCATTAAGGTCAGTCTCATGGTCACCTGCCTGTGTTACCGCACCATCATCATTAAGGTCAGTCTCATGGTCACCTGCCTGTGTTACCTCACCATCATCATTAAGGTCAGTCTCATGGTCACCTGCCTGTGTTACCTCACCATCATCATTAAGGTCAGTCTCATGGTCACCTGCCTGTGTTACCTCACCATCATCATTAAGGTCAGTCTCATGGTCACCTGCCTGTGTTACCGCACCATCATCATTAAGGTCAGTCTCATGGTCACCTGCCTGTGTTACCGCACCATCATCATTAAGGTCAGTCTCATGGTCACCTGCCTGTGTTACCTCACCATCATCATTAAGGTCGTACTAGTTTTACATCGTTCTGCCACCactacggtgtccatattaggacatcctCAGTGTCACCTGCTGAGACCAAGGCGGACCTACATAGATGAGACTGACATCTCCATGACTACTGCCG contains the following coding sequences:
- the LOC129833740 gene encoding somatostatin receptor type 2-like isoform X3 — protein: MDSWVFPSTLPNITEEPLMYDSFILGNESTEPNGTYMGDNTFNQTSTMVITFLYFLVCGIGLCGNALVIYVILRYAKMKTVTNIYIMNLAVADVLFMLGLPFIAIQLALVHWPFGAVLCRVVMTVDSLNQFTSIFCLMVMSIDRYLAVVHPIRSTKWRKPRMAKTINLAVWGVSLLVNLPIIIYSGLITKHNSCFCTIVWPEPEEAYYTAFMFYTFVLGFFLPLMVICLCYLLIIIKVKSSGIRVGSTKRKRSERKVTRMVSIVVAVFVFCWLPFYVFNVTSVTGTISTTPFLRSTFAFVVVLGYANSCANPILYAFLSENFKKSFQNVLCRKKVGGLDVIERSDSKQDKSRMMNDPTETQSTLLNGDLQTSI
- the LOC129833740 gene encoding somatostatin receptor type 1-like isoform X2 produces the protein MVTCLCYLLIIIKVSLMVTCLCYLTIIIKVSLMVTCLCYLTIIIKVSLMVTCLCYRTIIIKVSLMVTCLCYLLIIIKVSLMVTCLCYLLIIIKVSLMVTCLCYLLIIIKVSLMVTCLCYLLINIKVSLMVTCLCYLLIIIKVSLMVTCLCYLTIIIKVSLMVTCPCYLLIIIKVSLMVTCLCYLLIIIKVSLMVTCLCYLTIIIKVSLMVTCLCYLLIIIKVSLMVTCLCYLTIIIKVSLMVTCLCYLTIIIKVSLMVTCLCYLLIIIKVSLMVTCLCYLLINIKVSLMVTCLCYLLIIIKVSLMVTCLCYLLIIIKVSLMVTCLCYLLIINKVSLMVTCLCYRTIIIKVSLMVICLCYLLIIIKVKSSGIRVGSTKRKRSERKVTRMVSIVVAVFVFCWLPFYVFNVTSVTGTISTTPFLRSTFAFVVVLGYANSCANPILYAFLSENFKKSFQNVLCRKKVGGLDVIERSDSKQDKSRMMNDPTETQSTLLNGDLQTSI
- the LOC129833740 gene encoding histamine H2 receptor-like isoform X1, with product MVTCLCYLLIIIKVSLMVTCLCYLTIIIKVSLMVTCLCYLTIIIKVSLMVTCLCYRTIIIKVSLMVTCLCYLLIIIKVSLMVTCLCYLLIIIKVSLMVTCLCYLLIIIKVSLMVTCLCYLLINIKVSLMVTCLCYLLIIIKVSLMVTCLCYLTIIIKVSLMVTCPCYLLIIIKVSLMVTCLCYLLIIIKVSLMVTCLCYLTIIIKVSLMVTCLCYLLIIIKVSLMVTCLCYLTIIIKVSLMVTCLCYLTIIIKVSLMVTCLCYLLIIIKVSLMVTCLCYLLINIKVSLMVTCLCYLLIIIKVSLMVTCLCYLLIIIKVSLMVTCLCYLLIINKVSLMVTCLCYRTIIIKVSLMVICLCYLLIIIKVSLMVTCLCYLLIIIKVKSSGIRVGSTKRKRSERKVTRMVSIVVAVFVFCWLPFYVFNVTSVTGTISTTPFLRSTFAFVVVLGYANSCANPILYAFLSENFKKSFQNVLCRKKVGGLDVIERSDSKQDKSRMMNDPTETQSTLLNGDLQTSI